CAGGGTGGTGATCAACACATGTCGCTTATTACGGATGAGCTTATCTCTGTGCACGACTGGTTTTTGCATAAAGGTGTTTTGACGCGGCTTCCAGAAAGACCGAGCGCGAATCATTTTTTCGATTACGAGGTTGCCGAGTGGGTTTTCGATGAGGCGCGAGCGTGGAGCGCCGTTCGTTTTCAGAGGGAGCACTTGATTGCCGCCTCTGATTGGCGCATAGCGCGTGCAACCGAGAAGGGGCACGCAATCGATGCACGGTGGAAAGCCTATCGCCAGGCGCTGCGCGATATCACCGAGCAACCTGATCCCAACAACATTCAATGGCCGACAGCTCCAGAGGAGGATGCATAAATGCCTTGGTATCGAACTGGCACCGTCACGGTGACCAACAACAGTAACGTTATCACCGGCACAGGCACCGCATGGGTGGATGCT
This window of the Comamonas testosteroni genome carries:
- a CDS encoding tail fiber assembly protein produces the protein MGFFALFDGVGRCVTSGYCLNGQESIQGGDQHMSLITDELISVHDWFLHKGVLTRLPERPSANHFFDYEVAEWVFDEARAWSAVRFQREHLIAASDWRIARATEKGHAIDARWKAYRQALRDITEQPDPNNIQWPTAPEEDA